The following coding sequences lie in one Clupea harengus chromosome 23, Ch_v2.0.2, whole genome shotgun sequence genomic window:
- the h3f3d gene encoding H3 histone, family 3D, translating into MARTKQTARKSTGGKAPRKQLATKAARKSAPSTGGVKKPHRYRPGTVALREIRRYQKSTELLIRKLPFQRLVREIAQDFKTDLRFQSAAIGALQEASEAYLVGLFEDTNLCAIHAKRVTIMPKDIQLARRIRGERA; encoded by the exons ATGGCACGTACCAAGCAGACCGCCCGTAAGTCCACCGGAGGCAAGGCTCCGCGAAAGCAGCTGGCCACCAAAGCGGCCAGGAAAAGCGCCCCCTCTACCGGTGGAGTGAAGAAGCCCCACAGATACCG GCCAGGAACTGTGGCTCTGAGAGAGATCCGTCGGTACCAGAAGTCCACTGAGTTGCTCATCCGCAAGCTGCCCTTCCAGCGTCTTGTTCGTGAGATCGCACAGGACTTCAAGACCGATCTGCGTTTCCAGAGTGCAGCTATTGGAGCCCTGCAG GAGGCCAGCGAGGCGTACCTGGTGGGTCTCTTTGAGGACACCAACCTCTGCGCCATCCATGCCAAGCGCGTGACCATCATGCCCAAGGACATCCAGCTGGCACGGCGAATCAGAGGGGAGCGTGCTTAA
- the c23h16orf91 gene encoding protein CCSMST1, producing the protein MSRTGHRLICSLTRYRTCQGIFLNGGHTVPMHPISARSLFVSQQQCAQSKSPSDDDDEPAPQPIKFSTSKASHRSWSVDRSLGSSYERPWWKVLPISVIGIGFLLWCLFRKESEIDKMLEAQLHEHFPDLSSDEDKSVKPK; encoded by the exons CTGGACACCGTCTTATCTGTAGTTTGACACGCTATCGGACGTGTCAAGGGATTTTTCTGAATGGAGGTCATACAGTGCCAAT gcACCCCATCTCAGCGCGCAGCCTGTTCGTTTCACAACAGCAGTGCGCGCAGTCGAAGAGTCCGTCCGACGATGATGACGAGCCGGCACCCCAGCCCATCAAATTCTCCACTAGTAAAGCCAGTCACCGGAGCTGGAGCGTGGACCGCTCGCTCGGCAGTTCTTACGAACGACCGTGGTGGAAGGTTCTACCGATCAGTGTGATTGGGATTGGATTCCTACTGTGGTGCCTCTTCAGGAAGGAATCAGAGATTGACAAGATGCTGGAAGCACAGCTTCACGAACATTTCCCCGATTTGTCATCCGATGAGGACAAATCGGTTAAACCTAAATAA